The Acidimicrobiales bacterium genome includes a window with the following:
- a CDS encoding D-alanyl-D-alanine carboxypeptidase family protein, with protein sequence MVQLLSNPTPEPDALEQEPPRAKGRGTRRMIAGVALGPMLLFALALVVFAAGGSDQPMVEPSPAALSDIPAELLTLYQQAAQAEQIDWAILAGIGKVECDHGRSQLAGCNPRGTVNVAGARGPMQFLGSTWRATAGQFDPDVAGPAIGSGQESQGYATDGNGDGVADPWETADAVHAAARLLARNGAPTDYDQAIWAYNHSDAYRAQVLTWAESYRLTAAAAASGGGPVVNLPTGPVTLATVRGITVHSAIGPQLEQLLAAAQADGLSLSGGGYRSHEQQITLRRAHCGSSDYAVYEMPAGQCSPPTARPGTSMHEQGLAIDFNNCSTRSTRCFQWLNVNAAGFGFHNLPSEPWHWSIDGS encoded by the coding sequence GTGGTGCAGCTGCTGAGCAACCCGACGCCGGAGCCGGACGCGCTCGAGCAGGAGCCGCCGCGGGCGAAGGGGCGCGGGACGCGCCGCATGATCGCCGGGGTCGCCCTGGGCCCGATGCTGCTGTTCGCCCTGGCCCTGGTGGTGTTCGCCGCCGGTGGGTCCGACCAGCCGATGGTGGAGCCGTCGCCCGCGGCGCTCAGCGACATCCCCGCCGAGCTCCTCACCCTCTACCAGCAGGCCGCCCAGGCGGAGCAGATCGACTGGGCGATCCTGGCGGGGATCGGCAAGGTGGAGTGCGACCACGGCCGCTCGCAGCTGGCCGGCTGCAACCCCCGGGGCACGGTCAACGTGGCTGGCGCCCGGGGCCCCATGCAGTTCCTCGGCTCGACGTGGCGGGCCACCGCCGGCCAGTTCGACCCCGACGTGGCCGGTCCCGCGATCGGCTCGGGGCAGGAGAGCCAGGGCTACGCCACCGACGGCAACGGCGACGGCGTGGCCGACCCGTGGGAGACCGCCGACGCCGTCCACGCCGCCGCCCGGCTGCTGGCCCGCAACGGCGCCCCCACCGACTACGACCAGGCGATCTGGGCCTACAACCACTCCGACGCCTACCGGGCGCAGGTGCTGACGTGGGCCGAGTCGTACCGGCTGACCGCCGCGGCGGCCGCGTCGGGGGGCGGCCCCGTGGTGAACCTGCCGACCGGGCCCGTCACGCTGGCGACCGTCCGGGGCATCACCGTCCACAGTGCCATCGGTCCCCAGCTGGAGCAGCTGCTGGCGGCGGCCCAGGCGGACGGCCTGTCGCTGTCGGGCGGCGGCTACCGCAGCCACGAGCAGCAGATCACCCTGCGGCGCGCCCACTGCGGCTCCAGCGACTACGCCGTCTACGAGATGCCGGCGGGCCAGTGCTCGCCGCCGACCGCCCGGCCCGGCACGTCGATGCACGAGCAGGGCCTGGCGATCGACTTCAACAACTGCTCCACTCGGTCGACCCGCTGCTTCCAGTGGCTGAACGTCAACGCCGCCGGCTTCGGCTTCCACAACCTCCCCAGCGAGCCCTGGCACTGGTCTATTGATGGTTCTTAG
- a CDS encoding PspC domain-containing protein produces MTSGPEPRRLYREPEEQKVAGVCGGLADYIGVDPTIVRLALVLVTLTTWFGIPLYAIAAIVIPRRPDQVPRQQAPQRLIPEGSTTPVVVGLLVLAALAMMRGNRPWFDVPTIGFVLLGLGVWLFVADRDGSPQKVGPPFTATSGGATTLTNEVAPPPGAAGDTTEDDLATRVPSSVPDDSAVSADPQGEVPPPVPPWGFGSPELPAPPIPPAPPPPPVPFDRQRGLILSVLCIGAGIVALLTALDVVSFGFSTTVAGGLVVIGAGMVVGAIRGRARWLIGLGIPAVALLLLDDMLTVPFDAGIGDRTVVVDRDGRNTEEHEMAIGELMLDLRYVEGDRRDPPRIEAAVGAGNLVVLVPPDMTARVDADVGAGNITARGGGIDEIEDDGVDVSRSFTLERDEDTPEGEGRLVELDLRVDLGEVEVHHG; encoded by the coding sequence ATGACCAGTGGACCCGAACCGCGCCGCCTCTACCGGGAGCCGGAGGAGCAGAAGGTCGCCGGCGTCTGCGGCGGCCTGGCCGACTACATCGGCGTCGACCCGACGATCGTGCGCCTGGCGCTGGTGCTGGTGACGCTCACCACGTGGTTCGGCATCCCCCTCTACGCGATCGCCGCCATCGTGATCCCCCGGCGGCCCGACCAGGTGCCCCGCCAGCAGGCACCGCAGCGGCTCATCCCCGAGGGCTCGACGACGCCGGTGGTGGTCGGCCTGCTGGTCCTCGCCGCCCTCGCCATGATGCGCGGCAACCGCCCGTGGTTCGACGTGCCGACGATCGGGTTCGTGCTGCTCGGCCTCGGCGTCTGGCTGTTCGTGGCCGACCGCGACGGGTCTCCCCAGAAGGTGGGCCCACCTTTCACCGCGACGAGTGGCGGAGCGACTACGCTCACGAACGAAGTTGCGCCTCCCCCCGGCGCAGCTGGTGATACGACGGAGGACGACCTCGCGACGAGGGTCCCGTCCTCCGTCCCCGACGACAGTGCCGTGAGCGCTGACCCCCAGGGCGAAGTTCCTCCCCCGGTTCCGCCCTGGGGGTTCGGGTCACCCGAGCTCCCCGCACCGCCGATCCCGCCGGCGCCGCCCCCTCCCCCGGTGCCGTTCGACCGCCAGCGGGGCCTCATCCTCTCGGTGCTGTGCATCGGCGCCGGCATCGTCGCCCTGCTCACGGCGCTCGACGTCGTCTCGTTCGGGTTCAGCACCACCGTCGCGGGCGGCCTGGTGGTGATCGGCGCCGGGATGGTCGTCGGAGCGATCCGGGGCCGGGCACGCTGGCTGATCGGGCTGGGGATCCCCGCCGTCGCCCTGCTGCTGCTCGACGACATGCTCACCGTCCCGTTCGACGCCGGCATCGGCGACCGCACGGTCGTGGTCGACCGGGACGGCCGCAACACCGAGGAGCACGAGATGGCGATCGGCGAACTGATGCTCGACCTGCGCTACGTCGAGGGCGACCGCCGCGACCCGCCCCGGATCGAGGCCGCGGTCGGCGCCGGCAACCTGGTCGTCCTCGTGCCCCCCGACATGACGGCACGGGTCGACGCCGACGTCGGTGCCGGCAACATCACCGCCCGGGGCGGCGGGATCGACGAGATCGAGGACGACGGCGTCGACGTGAGCCGCAGCTTCACCCTCGAACGGGACGAGGACACGCCCGAGGGCGAGGGCCGGCTGGTGGAGCTGGACCTGCGGGTCGACCTCGGCGAGGTGGAGGTGCACCATGGATGA
- a CDS encoding RICIN domain-containing protein — protein MAEASGGARVRSWRRSVVTGLMAFVLAGAIAPAAEAAPAAPQREVAAPAAPQREVAAPAATYGPYRIMNDNSNQCLVVRGTAQWAPVVQTPCGYYRDQYWYFIVRPETNPSGPRYLLQNANSGKCLVVQGRALEAPASQVTCNSAYLDQVWWMSGSPQIGRYTSLANAYSYHCLLVRGFVVGQRATQTTCNPGYIDQAWILLRD, from the coding sequence GTGGCTGAAGCCAGTGGAGGGGCCAGGGTGCGGTCCTGGCGGCGCAGTGTGGTGACGGGGTTGATGGCGTTCGTGCTCGCCGGAGCGATCGCTCCCGCGGCGGAGGCCGCCCCGGCCGCGCCTCAGCGGGAGGTGGCGGCGCCGGCTGCGCCTCAGCGGGAGGTGGCGGCGCCGGCTGCGACCTACGGTCCATACCGGATCATGAACGACAACAGCAACCAGTGCCTCGTCGTGCGGGGCACCGCCCAGTGGGCGCCAGTGGTGCAGACACCCTGCGGCTACTACCGGGACCAGTACTGGTACTTCATCGTGCGGCCGGAGACCAACCCCAGCGGACCCCGGTACCTGCTCCAGAACGCCAACAGTGGGAAGTGCCTAGTCGTGCAGGGTCGGGCGCTTGAGGCCCCGGCGAGCCAGGTGACGTGCAACAGCGCCTACCTCGACCAGGTGTGGTGGATGTCCGGCTCCCCGCAGATCGGTCGCTACACCAGCCTCGCGAACGCCTACAGCTACCACTGCCTGCTGGTCCGTGGGTTTGTGGTGGGGCAGCGAGCGACGCAGACGACCTGCAACCCCGGCTACATCGACCAGGCCTGGATCCTTCTCCGCGACTGA
- a CDS encoding bacterial transcriptional activator domain-containing protein, which translates to MPDTTSPNGSSTTTAPARDGEGDELAGDAADRDDDDSGGVPLAAVAGTAALAGLVLVALARRRRNRSRRRGPGGHIEPRLTADILTERQLSFAAGDVLDVVWATSRALGAVLAVKEDLPAVTAVLVGPNRNVTVHFAEPCDPAPPFEVGAATDRWQLYLDDLDEVDLVSGPQPAVAVLDTLTSLGKTDGDEWLFVDLESLGAIELAGDPVVAAELAQAIVTELSLQPASDHLVDLTVIGVDELVPSVAEQGVANVQLDQELVRRFEQSADETSGFLDMQGLRSTAAARAKGMARDGLFVTVVAYGGATPADPVLLERLAAAATPGGRGVAVVAFGPLGAGATRVIVTDDGRAHIPRLGITVNAARLERQDLDRISDMLANEPEDPAPEPSREWVVPGAPVRDTVQPGPPRFEPAAPMPSFDPEADHDLDDETTPAPAPASAEARVREAREFGPEVTADYLEPAWRYCVRIFADHMVETPEGDVVSFRYGDNPDVPNKNTHRGPELLSYLALSGRAASATDVRDHLWWDRPVALGTVNKLLYGTRKVLGGADLLSLAQDDPVGRYRLSPEVVTDVELLAHALQHAHAIAQYYPDVAIDVLRGQLAQIDTVAFRSGHLGQGLAEWAAAYRVVDRVEQPVIDASLLVAKLSTDRGPDGYEEALWAVDQGLFACPVNEALVRAAMEIEARLGSTDAVNARYLTLAAKLARDELEPEPETIDLRARLGGGKGGRGGRNGLR; encoded by the coding sequence GTGCCGGACACCACCTCGCCGAACGGCAGCTCCACCACCACCGCCCCCGCGCGGGACGGCGAGGGTGACGAGCTGGCCGGCGACGCCGCCGACCGAGACGACGACGACTCCGGCGGCGTGCCCCTGGCGGCCGTCGCCGGCACCGCTGCCCTGGCCGGCCTGGTGCTGGTGGCGCTGGCTCGTCGACGTCGCAACCGCAGCCGTCGCCGGGGGCCGGGCGGTCACATCGAACCGCGGCTCACGGCCGACATCCTGACCGAGCGCCAGCTGTCGTTCGCCGCCGGCGACGTGCTCGACGTGGTCTGGGCCACGTCGCGGGCCCTCGGCGCCGTCCTCGCCGTGAAGGAGGACCTGCCGGCGGTCACGGCCGTGCTGGTCGGCCCCAACCGGAACGTCACCGTGCACTTCGCCGAGCCGTGCGACCCGGCCCCGCCCTTCGAGGTCGGCGCCGCCACCGACCGCTGGCAGCTCTACCTCGACGACCTCGACGAGGTCGACCTCGTGTCGGGCCCTCAGCCGGCCGTCGCCGTGCTCGACACCCTGACCAGCCTCGGCAAGACCGACGGCGACGAGTGGCTGTTCGTCGACCTGGAGAGCCTCGGGGCGATCGAGCTGGCCGGCGACCCGGTCGTCGCCGCCGAGCTGGCCCAGGCGATCGTCACCGAGCTGTCGCTGCAGCCGGCGTCCGACCACCTGGTCGACCTCACCGTGATCGGGGTCGACGAGCTGGTGCCGTCGGTGGCGGAGCAGGGCGTCGCCAACGTCCAGCTCGACCAGGAGCTGGTGCGGCGCTTCGAGCAGAGCGCCGACGAGACCAGCGGCTTCCTCGACATGCAGGGCCTGCGGTCGACGGCCGCGGCCCGCGCCAAGGGCATGGCCCGCGACGGCCTGTTCGTCACCGTGGTCGCCTACGGCGGCGCCACCCCTGCGGATCCCGTGCTGCTGGAGCGGCTGGCCGCGGCGGCCACGCCGGGCGGCCGGGGAGTCGCCGTGGTGGCGTTCGGCCCGCTGGGTGCGGGAGCGACCCGGGTGATCGTGACCGACGACGGGCGGGCGCACATCCCCCGACTCGGCATCACCGTCAACGCCGCCCGCCTGGAGCGCCAGGACCTCGACCGCATCTCCGACATGCTGGCCAACGAGCCCGAGGACCCGGCGCCCGAGCCGTCCCGCGAGTGGGTGGTGCCGGGTGCCCCGGTGCGCGACACGGTCCAGCCGGGGCCGCCCCGCTTCGAGCCGGCCGCGCCCATGCCCTCGTTCGACCCCGAGGCCGACCACGATCTCGACGACGAGACGACCCCGGCCCCTGCCCCCGCCTCTGCCGAGGCCCGGGTCCGCGAGGCCCGGGAGTTCGGCCCCGAGGTGACGGCCGACTACCTCGAGCCCGCCTGGCGCTACTGCGTGCGGATCTTCGCCGACCACATGGTGGAGACGCCCGAGGGCGACGTGGTCTCGTTCCGCTACGGCGACAACCCCGACGTCCCCAACAAGAACACGCACCGGGGGCCGGAGCTGCTGTCGTACCTCGCTCTGTCGGGCCGGGCGGCCAGCGCCACCGACGTGCGCGACCACCTGTGGTGGGACCGTCCGGTCGCCCTCGGCACGGTCAACAAGCTGCTCTACGGCACCCGCAAGGTGCTGGGCGGCGCCGACCTGCTGTCGCTCGCCCAGGACGACCCGGTGGGCCGCTACCGCCTGTCGCCCGAGGTCGTGACCGACGTGGAGCTGCTGGCCCATGCCCTGCAGCACGCCCACGCCATCGCCCAGTACTACCCCGACGTGGCGATCGACGTCCTCCGGGGCCAGCTCGCCCAGATCGACACGGTGGCGTTCCGCAGCGGCCACCTGGGTCAGGGGCTGGCCGAGTGGGCCGCTGCCTACCGGGTGGTCGACCGGGTGGAGCAGCCGGTCATCGACGCGTCGCTGCTGGTCGCCAAGCTGTCGACCGACCGGGGCCCCGACGGCTACGAGGAGGCGCTGTGGGCCGTCGACCAGGGCTTGTTCGCCTGCCCGGTGAACGAGGCGCTGGTGCGGGCGGCGATGGAGATCGAGGCCCGCCTGGGCAGCACCGATGCCGTGAACGCCCGCTACCTGACGCTGGCCGCCAAGCTGGCCCGCGACGAGCTGGAGCCCGAGCCGGAGACCATCGACCTGCGGGCCCGCCTCGGCGGTGGCAAGGGCGGCCGCGGCGGCCGCAACGGCCTCCGGTGA
- a CDS encoding response regulator transcription factor gives MSDADPGPPPPTPTPPPPPPPIRVDRQVRVFLVDDHRLFLAGVRAELAGRVDLVGEATDVETAVDGIVATGPDVVLLDVHLPGGGGKAVIEAVRRRRPDVVFLALSVSDAAEDVIGVIRAGARGYVTKTISADDLADAVQRVREGDAVFSPRLAGFVLDAFAGDLPSGKSLDPELDQLTPREREVLRLIARGYTYKELARRLGLSIKTVETHVSSVLRKLQLSSRHELTRWATDRRLV, from the coding sequence ATGAGTGACGCCGACCCGGGCCCGCCGCCCCCGACACCGACACCCCCGCCGCCCCCGCCGCCGATCCGGGTCGACCGGCAGGTGCGGGTGTTCCTGGTCGACGACCACCGGCTGTTCCTCGCCGGCGTGCGGGCGGAGCTGGCCGGCCGGGTCGACCTGGTGGGCGAGGCCACCGACGTGGAGACCGCGGTGGACGGCATCGTCGCCACCGGGCCCGACGTGGTCCTGCTCGACGTCCACCTGCCCGGTGGCGGGGGCAAGGCGGTGATCGAGGCGGTGCGGCGGCGCCGGCCCGACGTGGTGTTCCTGGCCCTGTCGGTGAGCGACGCGGCCGAGGACGTGATCGGCGTCATCCGGGCCGGCGCCCGGGGCTACGTCACCAAGACCATCTCGGCCGACGACCTGGCCGACGCCGTCCAGCGGGTCCGGGAGGGCGACGCCGTGTTCTCGCCCCGGCTGGCGGGCTTCGTGCTCGACGCCTTCGCCGGCGACCTGCCGTCGGGCAAGTCGCTCGACCCCGAGCTCGACCAGCTCACGCCCCGCGAGCGCGAGGTGCTGCGGTTGATCGCCCGGGGCTACACCTACAAGGAGCTGGCCCGGCGGCTGGGCCTGTCGATCAAGACCGTCGAGACGCACGTGTCGTCGGTCCTCCGCAAGCTGCAGCTCTCCAGCCGCCACGAGCTCACCCGCTGGGCCACCGACCGCCGCCTCGTCTGA
- a CDS encoding DUF2071 domain-containing protein: MERRLLVNYRVDPEVVGAMLPAPFRPQLVDGWAVAGICLIRLGHLRPKGWPRQVGLRSENAAHRIAVEWDDPQSRDGTATGVYIPRRDTGSWLNALIGGRLFPGEHHRAKFTNRETADTLRVAFTSIDRTVSVDVVVEPVAELGDGRLFRDVDEASAFFREGSVGYSATGRGDQLDGLELRTNAWQVDPVRVTSVRSTFFDWADQFPPGAATLDCALLMRDIPVTWHPRDPLHLPAGQNT; this comes from the coding sequence GTGGAACGCCGACTCCTGGTCAACTATCGGGTCGATCCCGAGGTCGTCGGAGCGATGCTCCCCGCGCCGTTCCGGCCCCAGCTGGTCGACGGCTGGGCGGTCGCTGGGATCTGCCTCATCCGCCTCGGACACCTCCGGCCCAAGGGATGGCCACGCCAGGTCGGGCTGCGCAGCGAGAACGCCGCTCACCGGATCGCCGTCGAATGGGACGACCCACAGTCACGGGACGGAACAGCCACCGGCGTCTACATCCCGCGACGTGACACCGGATCGTGGCTCAACGCCCTCATCGGCGGGCGCCTCTTCCCCGGTGAACATCACCGGGCCAAGTTCACCAACCGGGAAACCGCCGACACTCTGCGCGTGGCGTTCACCAGCATCGACCGCACCGTGTCCGTCGACGTCGTCGTCGAACCAGTCGCCGAACTCGGCGATGGTCGGCTGTTCCGTGATGTCGACGAGGCGTCGGCGTTCTTCCGCGAGGGCTCCGTGGGCTACTCCGCTACCGGCCGAGGCGACCAGCTCGACGGCCTCGAGCTGCGCACGAACGCCTGGCAAGTCGATCCAGTCCGGGTCACCAGCGTGCGCTCCACCTTCTTCGACTGGGCCGACCAATTCCCGCCCGGCGCCGCCACCCTCGACTGCGCCCTGCTCATGCGCGACATCCCCGTCACCTGGCATCCCCGCGATCCGCTACACCTGCCCGCAGGCCAGAACACCTGA
- a CDS encoding GNAT family N-acetyltransferase, whose protein sequence is MATPTLTDYVAERDREIVGNACLTIVPNLINDCRPTAFVEPVLAAATHRRRGIGRLMLGARSLGGMFAERFARVRGRMDELGVDVVLLSVGPDLPWLTGYTAMPLERLTMLVLPRDADAVLVVPRLEAPRVVEHPEVFRLHPWDETDDPIAVVAGLVGSAADGRLAIGDRTWSRFLLDLQGALPDAGWGKASGVVGSLRAVKDKAEVEALRRAGAAVDAVAAELQAGRIPLVGRTEADISAELGRRILDAGHQHVNFAIVAAGENAASPHHDASERVVRAGEVVLCDFGGTMLDDDGVGYCSDITRCVVAGGGPVPTQVAEAYAVLHEAQQAAVAAAVVGTTCAEVDATARRIISDAGLGERFIHRTGHGIGVEEHEDPYIVAGNDTPLAAGHAFSIEPGIYVPDRFGLRLEDIVVASEAGPDALNTVDHTLVVVDA, encoded by the coding sequence ATGGCCACGCCGACTCTCACGGACTACGTCGCGGAACGGGACCGGGAGATCGTCGGGAACGCGTGCCTGACGATCGTCCCGAACCTCATCAACGACTGCCGGCCGACCGCGTTCGTCGAGCCGGTGCTGGCCGCGGCGACCCACCGTCGCCGCGGCATCGGTCGGCTGATGCTCGGCGCTCGTAGTCTGGGCGGCATGTTCGCCGAACGGTTTGCCCGGGTGCGGGGGCGCATGGATGAGCTGGGTGTCGACGTGGTGCTGCTGTCGGTCGGGCCTGATCTGCCGTGGCTGACCGGGTACACGGCGATGCCGCTGGAGCGCCTCACCATGTTGGTGCTGCCCCGCGACGCCGACGCCGTGCTGGTGGTGCCCCGCCTGGAGGCGCCCCGGGTCGTCGAGCACCCCGAGGTGTTCCGCCTGCACCCCTGGGACGAGACCGACGACCCGATCGCCGTCGTCGCGGGCCTCGTGGGGTCGGCGGCCGACGGGCGGCTCGCCATCGGTGACCGCACCTGGTCCCGCTTCCTCCTCGACCTCCAGGGGGCCCTGCCGGACGCCGGTTGGGGCAAGGCGAGCGGCGTCGTCGGGTCGCTGCGGGCGGTGAAGGACAAGGCCGAGGTCGAGGCGCTGCGGCGGGCCGGGGCTGCCGTCGACGCCGTGGCCGCCGAGCTCCAGGCCGGCCGCATCCCCCTGGTGGGGCGCACCGAGGCCGACATCTCCGCCGAGCTGGGCCGCCGCATCCTCGACGCCGGGCACCAGCACGTGAACTTCGCCATCGTCGCCGCCGGCGAGAACGCCGCCAGCCCCCACCACGACGCCTCCGAGCGGGTGGTCCGGGCCGGCGAGGTGGTGCTGTGCGACTTCGGCGGCACCATGCTCGACGACGACGGCGTCGGCTACTGCAGCGACATCACCCGCTGCGTCGTCGCCGGTGGCGGGCCGGTGCCCACCCAGGTGGCCGAGGCCTACGCCGTGCTGCACGAGGCCCAGCAGGCGGCGGTGGCAGCGGCCGTCGTGGGCACGACCTGCGCCGAGGTCGACGCCACGGCCCGGCGCATCATCTCGGATGCGGGGCTCGGCGAGCGCTTCATCCACCGCACCGGGCACGGCATCGGCGTCGAGGAGCACGAGGACCCCTACATCGTCGCCGGCAACGACACCCCGCTGGCGGCGGGCCACGCGTTCTCGATCGAGCCCGGCATCTACGTGCCCGACCGCTTCGGCCTGCGCCTGGAAGACATCGTCGTCGCCTCGGAGGCCGGGCCCGACGCCCTCAACACCGTCGACCACACCCTGGTCGTCGTCGACGCCTGA
- a CDS encoding sigma-70 family RNA polymerase sigma factor — MLFDAHAEALLAYLVRRLDEPADAADVLADVFVVAWRRLADVPVGGDGRLWLYGVARLMLQNERRRQRRGHALAERLRSELAAHPPVLRAPENIGGDVTGALRRLSPDDRELLMLVGWDGLTPAQAAVVLGTSSGAVRVRLHRARHQLRQLLEGSDMSRKRSMRTGQVVDRRATVALPGSEEI, encoded by the coding sequence GTGCTCTTCGACGCGCATGCCGAAGCGTTGCTGGCCTATCTGGTGCGTCGTCTCGACGAACCGGCAGACGCGGCGGATGTGTTGGCCGATGTGTTCGTGGTGGCTTGGCGGCGTCTCGCCGACGTGCCCGTTGGCGGTGATGGGCGGTTGTGGCTCTACGGCGTCGCCCGGCTGATGTTGCAGAACGAAAGGCGGCGGCAACGCCGTGGGCACGCCCTGGCCGAGCGACTGCGCTCGGAGCTCGCAGCACATCCTCCGGTCCTTCGCGCACCCGAGAACATTGGCGGCGACGTCACCGGCGCGCTCCGCAGGCTCTCGCCCGACGACCGGGAACTGCTGATGCTCGTGGGTTGGGATGGCTTGACGCCGGCTCAGGCCGCGGTCGTGCTGGGGACGTCGTCGGGGGCGGTCCGTGTGCGCCTGCATCGGGCCCGGCATCAACTTCGTCAACTTCTTGAGGGCAGCGACATGAGTCGGAAACGATCGATGAGGACCGGACAAGTGGTCGACCGAAGAGCAACCGTTGCTCTTCCCGGCTCGGAGGAGATCTGA
- a CDS encoding PspC domain-containing protein, with protein MRRPDDRVFAGVCAGIARWLGVDPTFVRIAVVLLSFANGVGVVAYVVAWLVIPEVGAEEVEGAAVLGAEADAPPAGYQRSAAVVLMTLGTLLLVRWVSPFFPDHLVWPAACGAVGLGILWSRSGDEDRARWRDAVARLPGDPFAVLTGKGMWLRFHIGGLLLIAGLGWFFAANPTFDGVGQVGLGMLVTACGIALLLGPWIVGLARQLRDERGERIRSEERADMAAHLHDSVLQTLALIQRHAESPQQSRSLARRQERELRAWLFDARNPDGSPASLAAALDRLSNDIEADHDVTVDVVAVGDLPLDEHLDALVAALREAAVNAAKHSGEPEVSVYVEVEDGAIEAFVRDRGKGFDPSAVYGDRRGIADSIIGRMARHGGTAKVRSAPGEGTEVTLRMSLHE; from the coding sequence GTGCGGCGCCCGGACGACCGGGTGTTCGCCGGTGTGTGCGCCGGCATCGCCCGCTGGCTGGGCGTCGACCCGACGTTCGTGCGGATCGCGGTGGTGCTGCTGTCGTTCGCCAACGGGGTCGGGGTGGTCGCCTACGTGGTGGCGTGGCTGGTGATACCGGAGGTCGGGGCGGAAGAGGTCGAGGGCGCTGCAGTTCTGGGCGCCGAGGCCGACGCCCCGCCGGCCGGCTACCAGCGCTCGGCGGCCGTCGTGCTGATGACGCTCGGCACCCTGCTGCTGGTGCGATGGGTGTCGCCGTTCTTCCCTGACCACCTGGTCTGGCCGGCGGCGTGCGGTGCGGTGGGCCTGGGGATCCTATGGTCGCGCTCGGGTGACGAGGACCGGGCCCGCTGGCGCGACGCCGTCGCCCGCCTGCCCGGTGACCCGTTCGCCGTGCTCACCGGCAAGGGCATGTGGCTGCGGTTCCACATCGGCGGCCTGCTGCTGATCGCTGGTCTGGGCTGGTTCTTCGCCGCCAACCCCACCTTCGACGGCGTCGGCCAGGTGGGCCTCGGCATGCTGGTGACGGCGTGCGGGATCGCCCTGCTGCTGGGGCCGTGGATCGTCGGCCTGGCGCGCCAGCTCCGCGACGAGCGCGGCGAGCGGATCCGCAGCGAGGAGCGGGCCGACATGGCGGCTCACCTGCACGACTCCGTGCTGCAGACCCTGGCGCTGATCCAGCGGCACGCCGAGTCGCCCCAGCAGTCGCGCAGCCTGGCCCGGCGCCAGGAGCGGGAGCTGCGGGCGTGGCTGTTCGACGCCCGCAACCCCGACGGCTCTCCCGCCAGCCTGGCCGCCGCCCTCGACCGCCTGAGCAACGACATCGAGGCCGACCACGACGTCACCGTCGACGTGGTGGCCGTCGGCGACCTGCCCCTCGACGAGCACCTGGACGCCCTGGTGGCGGCGCTGCGGGAGGCGGCCGTCAACGCCGCCAAGCACAGCGGCGAGCCCGAGGTGTCGGTCTACGTCGAGGTGGAGGACGGCGCGATCGAGGCGTTCGTGCGCGACCGGGGCAAGGGGTTCGACCCGTCGGCCGTGTACGGCGACCGGCGGGGCATCGCGGACTCGATCATCGGCCGCATGGCCCGCCACGGCGGCACGGCCAAGGTCCGCAGCGCCCCCGGCGAGGGCACCGAGGTGACCCTCAGGATGAGCCTCCATGAGTGA
- a CDS encoding TIGR03621 family F420-dependent LLM class oxidoreductase, translating into MTGFRFGYQVPATVSSAGDLRGAARDAEAAGFDVLHTSDHVDDTWGPLAPLLAVVEATETLRVCPLVLNNDFYHPVHLARELASIDHLSGGRIELGIGAGHAFPEYAGIGAAFDPPAKRKARLAEAVEILRHLLDGDEVTFTGEHYQLEGVRTMRALQERLPILVGVNGRSALTHAARHADIVGLTGLGRTLEYGQRHEVRWEPERLDRTVAHIRAKAGVRRPAIHLHALVQVVVVTDDRRAAADHFSDDLGVSANDALATPFLALGTTTRSPITSWCATSDGASTTSPFATSKPSVR; encoded by the coding sequence ATGACGGGCTTCCGCTTCGGCTATCAGGTTCCGGCCACGGTCAGCTCTGCGGGCGACTTGCGGGGCGCAGCGCGCGACGCCGAGGCGGCCGGGTTCGACGTGCTCCACACCTCGGACCATGTCGACGACACCTGGGGCCCGCTTGCTCCGCTGCTCGCTGTGGTCGAGGCCACCGAGACGCTCCGGGTGTGTCCGCTGGTTCTCAACAACGACTTCTACCACCCGGTGCATTTGGCCCGCGAGTTGGCATCGATCGACCATCTCAGCGGCGGCCGCATCGAGCTGGGTATCGGGGCAGGACACGCCTTCCCCGAGTACGCGGGGATCGGGGCGGCGTTCGATCCACCCGCCAAGCGCAAGGCTCGGCTGGCCGAAGCCGTCGAAATCCTGCGCCACCTGCTCGACGGTGACGAGGTCACGTTCACGGGCGAGCACTACCAACTGGAGGGCGTGCGCACGATGCGCGCACTCCAGGAGCGGCTCCCGATCCTCGTCGGCGTCAACGGCCGTTCCGCCTTGACCCACGCTGCCCGCCATGCCGACATCGTCGGTCTGACTGGCCTGGGTCGTACCCTCGAATACGGGCAGCGCCATGAGGTGCGATGGGAACCCGAGCGCCTCGATCGCACCGTCGCCCACATCCGGGCTAAGGCCGGCGTCCGCCGACCGGCAATACACCTCCACGCCCTCGTCCAGGTGGTCGTCGTAACCGACGATCGTCGAGCCGCGGCTGACCATTTCTCCGACGACCTCGGCGTCTCAGCCAACGACGCCCTGGCGACACCCTTCCTGGCCCTCGGCACCACGACGAGATCGCCAATCACCTCGTGGTGTGCCACCAGCGATGGGGCATCGACTACTTCACCGTTCGCGACATCAAAGCCTTCAGTCCGGTGA